In Streptomyces capitiformicae, one genomic interval encodes:
- a CDS encoding roadblock/LC7 domain-containing protein translates to MVSDSHPTGQNVDWLLENLKKTVPGTRQVLLLSSDGLSKAHVDLGADDADRLAAIASGLNSLGRSFGHDRVLGNGGTVRQVIVELHNGILIVASAGHGAVLAVTADASTHTETLGYEMGMLIRAVQPFLATPARRPTTAPSSAGM, encoded by the coding sequence ATGGTGAGCGATAGCCACCCCACCGGTCAGAACGTCGACTGGCTCCTGGAGAACCTCAAGAAGACCGTGCCCGGCACCCGGCAGGTGCTGTTGCTGTCCTCCGACGGGTTGAGCAAGGCGCATGTGGACCTGGGCGCCGACGACGCCGACCGGCTCGCGGCGATAGCCTCCGGGCTCAACTCCCTGGGCCGTTCCTTCGGTCACGACAGGGTTCTGGGCAACGGCGGAACGGTCCGTCAGGTCATCGTGGAACTGCACAACGGCATCCTCATCGTGGCCTCCGCCGGCCACGGCGCCGTGCTCGCGGTCACCGCCGACGCCTCGACGCACACCGAGACCCTCGGCTACGAGATGGGCATGCTGATCCGGGCCGTACAGCCGTTCCTCGCCACCCCGGCCCGCCGTCCTACCACCGCGCCTTCCAGCGCGGGGATGTGA
- a CDS encoding DUF742 domain-containing protein — translation MTDELFLDEEAGRLVRPFTVSNGRTRPSTPLDLLSLVMATGIQPTTDLGPDHDMVLGLCVRPVPVVEVAARMNLPIAVTKVLLSDLVQHEALTARAPRAVEAASAANREVLEAVLDGLRARL, via the coding sequence ATGACGGACGAGCTGTTCCTGGACGAGGAGGCCGGACGTTTAGTCCGGCCCTTCACCGTCAGCAACGGGCGCACTCGACCCTCGACGCCTCTCGATCTACTCAGCCTGGTGATGGCCACCGGCATCCAGCCGACCACCGACCTCGGCCCCGACCACGACATGGTGCTCGGGCTGTGCGTCCGGCCGGTGCCGGTGGTCGAGGTGGCGGCCCGGATGAACCTGCCGATCGCCGTCACCAAAGTCCTACTGTCCGACCTTGTGCAGCACGAGGCGCTCACCGCACGGGCGCCCCGTGCCGTTGAGGCGGCCTCCGCCGCCAACCGAGAAGTTTTGGAGGCGGTGCTTGATGGCCTACGCGCACGGCTCTGA
- a CDS encoding GTP-binding protein, which translates to MAYAHGSDPFPTALKILVAGGFGVGKTTFVGAVSEIAPLSTEEVITTASVRTDSLDGVEDKSTTTVAMDFGRITLDSNHVLYLFGTPGQERFWFMWDELSDGALGAVVLADTRRLDACFPAVDFFEVRGIPFVVGVNEFDGAYQYSIEEVRDAIGLKSNAPIVFCDARHCSSGTGVLVELVQHLLGMTPGVAMHQPPALR; encoded by the coding sequence ATGGCCTACGCGCACGGCTCTGACCCCTTCCCGACCGCGCTGAAGATCCTCGTAGCCGGAGGATTCGGGGTGGGCAAGACCACCTTCGTGGGGGCGGTCAGCGAGATCGCGCCCCTGAGCACCGAGGAAGTCATCACCACGGCCAGTGTGCGCACGGACAGCCTGGACGGGGTGGAGGACAAGTCCACCACCACCGTGGCCATGGACTTCGGCCGTATCACCCTCGACTCGAACCATGTCCTCTACCTGTTCGGCACGCCGGGGCAGGAACGGTTCTGGTTCATGTGGGACGAACTGTCCGACGGTGCGCTGGGCGCGGTGGTCCTCGCCGACACCCGGCGCCTCGACGCCTGCTTCCCGGCGGTGGACTTCTTCGAGGTCCGCGGCATCCCGTTCGTCGTGGGCGTGAACGAGTTCGACGGCGCGTACCAGTACTCGATCGAAGAGGTCCGCGACGCCATCGGCCTGAAGTCCAACGCGCCGATCGTGTTCTGCGACGCCCGGCACTGCAGTTCCGGCACGGGTGTGCTCGTCGAACTCGTCCAGCACCTGCTCGGCATGACACCCGGTGTGGCGATGCACCAGCCGCCCGCGCTCCGTTGA
- a CDS encoding GAF domain-containing protein, giving the protein MNSPGPYSTYEPPLDRLLLTPEDPAAPQRAARLAQLGLRDTPRIEFDEFARRLALELDAPYAMVNFIDDRRQFFAGLYTPEAGPVNVAQRPMHESAAPSVGREMGLDHGFCPHTVKRTTALVLDDVCDYPRFAGNAVVDEIGIRSYMGAPLIDPLAGINLGTICVVDTDSRTWGRQRLEIIKHMAQEMSEQIQSLATGN; this is encoded by the coding sequence ATGAACAGCCCTGGCCCCTACTCCACCTACGAGCCACCGCTCGACCGTCTGCTACTGACCCCCGAGGACCCCGCCGCTCCGCAACGGGCCGCCCGGCTGGCCCAGCTCGGGCTCCGCGACACCCCCCGGATCGAGTTCGACGAGTTCGCGCGCCGACTGGCCCTGGAGCTCGACGCGCCGTACGCGATGGTCAACTTCATCGACGACCGGCGGCAGTTCTTCGCCGGGCTGTACACGCCGGAGGCCGGTCCGGTGAACGTGGCCCAGCGGCCGATGCACGAAAGCGCGGCGCCCTCCGTGGGCCGGGAGATGGGCCTGGACCACGGGTTCTGCCCGCACACCGTCAAGCGGACCACGGCGCTGGTGCTCGACGACGTCTGCGACTACCCGCGGTTCGCGGGCAACGCGGTCGTGGACGAGATCGGCATCCGCTCCTACATGGGCGCGCCGCTGATCGACCCGCTCGCGGGCATCAACCTCGGCACGATCTGCGTGGTGGACACCGACTCCCGGACGTGGGGGCGGCAGCGGCTGGAGATCATCAAGCACATGGCCCAGGAGATGTCCGAACAGATCCAGTCCCTGGCAACCGGCAACTGA
- a CDS encoding acyl-CoA dehydrogenase family protein yields MEHVFTTQDHEDLRQRVREFAERVVRPLIPEMEASRTALVGLSRLIAEQGWIGATIDPVYGGMGAGHLAKTIIIEELARVSGAMGAMVQASQLGVAKIVHFGDETQKRTWLPRIARGEVLPTIAVTEPGSGGHVAGMESNAVRDGDDYILNGRKVFVGNSHVGDLHGVVVRTGPGSKGMTAFLVEADRPGFSLAKQVPSMGLHGFSFGELIFDNCRVPAANRLGEEGDGLAVAYSSSVLYGRLNLMAVSLGIHQAVYEETARYCREVHRYGKPLGHLPNIKIELGRILQRLTLARQSAYLAAHLLDNGRPCDVELMAAKLFNVESSIESAQAAMKMHAACGLLTDRPLERYLRDAFHIYAPAGTSEIQALRLGEFALGENRGQWSERLADLVRTPQPNPQQTELDPVGELV; encoded by the coding sequence GTGGAACACGTCTTCACCACTCAGGACCACGAGGATCTGCGGCAGCGCGTACGCGAGTTCGCCGAGCGCGTCGTGCGGCCACTGATACCGGAGATGGAGGCATCCCGTACCGCACTGGTCGGGCTGTCCCGATTGATCGCCGAGCAGGGTTGGATCGGCGCCACGATCGACCCGGTGTACGGCGGAATGGGCGCGGGCCATCTGGCCAAAACCATCATCATCGAGGAACTCGCACGCGTCAGTGGCGCGATGGGCGCGATGGTCCAGGCATCGCAGCTGGGCGTCGCCAAGATCGTTCACTTCGGGGACGAGACGCAGAAGCGGACCTGGCTCCCGAGGATCGCCAGGGGGGAGGTGCTGCCCACCATCGCCGTGACCGAGCCGGGGTCGGGGGGCCACGTGGCGGGCATGGAGAGCAACGCCGTACGGGACGGGGACGACTACATCCTCAACGGCCGCAAGGTCTTCGTCGGCAACAGCCATGTGGGAGACCTGCACGGGGTCGTGGTCCGTACCGGGCCGGGCTCCAAAGGCATGACGGCGTTCCTCGTCGAGGCGGACCGGCCCGGCTTCTCCCTCGCGAAGCAGGTGCCGTCCATGGGCCTGCACGGGTTCAGCTTCGGGGAGCTCATCTTCGACAACTGCCGGGTACCGGCCGCGAACCGGCTCGGTGAGGAGGGTGACGGACTGGCCGTCGCGTACTCCTCGTCGGTGCTCTACGGCCGCCTCAATCTCATGGCGGTGTCCCTGGGGATCCATCAGGCGGTGTACGAGGAGACGGCCCGGTACTGCCGGGAAGTGCACCGCTACGGCAAGCCGCTCGGCCACCTGCCCAACATCAAGATCGAGCTGGGCCGGATCCTGCAACGGCTCACCCTCGCGCGGCAGAGCGCCTATCTCGCCGCACACCTGCTGGACAACGGGCGTCCCTGCGACGTCGAGCTCATGGCGGCCAAACTCTTCAACGTCGAGTCGTCCATCGAGTCGGCCCAGGCGGCCATGAAGATGCACGCGGCCTGCGGCCTGCTCACCGACCGCCCGCTGGAGCGCTATCTGCGCGACGCCTTCCACATCTACGCACCCGCCGGCACCTCCGAGATCCAGGCCCTCAGGCTCGGCGAATTCGCCCTGGGCGAGAACCGGGGCCAGTGGTCCGAGCGCCTCGCCGACCTGGTCCGCACCCCGCAGCCCAACCCCCAGCAGACGGAACTCGACCCCGTGGGCGAGCTGGTCTAG
- a CDS encoding roadblock/LC7 domain-containing protein — translation MSEQVPPGPQLDWLLDGLVERIPEIRCAIVLSGDGLLIGKSKDIRFDDAEHLSAVGSGMHSLARGVARHFHGGEVQQTVIQMERAFLFVTAAGRGARLAAIASEEVDVGMMAFEMGTLVKQVGKYLSAAPRSETPTGYVQDA, via the coding sequence ATGAGTGAGCAGGTACCCCCGGGTCCCCAACTGGACTGGCTGCTGGACGGACTCGTGGAGCGGATACCCGAGATCCGCTGCGCCATCGTGCTCTCCGGGGACGGCCTTCTCATCGGCAAGTCGAAGGACATCCGGTTCGACGACGCGGAGCACCTGTCCGCGGTCGGCTCGGGCATGCACAGCCTGGCCCGGGGCGTGGCACGTCACTTCCACGGCGGTGAGGTCCAGCAGACGGTCATCCAGATGGAGCGGGCGTTCCTCTTCGTGACCGCCGCCGGGCGGGGCGCGCGGCTGGCCGCGATCGCCTCGGAGGAGGTGGACGTCGGCATGATGGCGTTCGAGATGGGCACGCTGGTCAAGCAGGTCGGCAAGTACCTGAGCGCCGCGCCCCGTTCGGAGACTCCGACCGGTTACGTGCAGGACGCATGA
- a CDS encoding GTP-binding protein — translation MTRGGAAAGGPVVPTALKILIAGGFGVGKTTMVNSVSEVSPLRTEEQLTVASEGVDDLTGVERKTSTTVALDFGRITISPELVLYLFGTPGQERFWFMWDGLATGALGAVVLADTRRLDASFASIDFFESRGIPFAVGVNCFDGRRDVDAEQVRQALDLGPAAPVILCDVRESKSSKEVLLAVLGAARRKMEARLVAAGLRPG, via the coding sequence ATGACCCGCGGCGGCGCGGCGGCGGGCGGTCCCGTGGTGCCCACCGCCCTGAAGATCCTCATCGCGGGCGGCTTCGGCGTCGGCAAGACGACCATGGTGAACTCGGTGAGCGAGGTGTCACCGCTGCGGACCGAGGAACAGCTCACCGTGGCGAGTGAGGGCGTGGACGACCTCACGGGCGTCGAGCGGAAGACCTCGACGACGGTCGCCCTGGACTTCGGCCGCATCACCATCTCCCCCGAACTGGTGCTGTATCTCTTCGGTACGCCGGGCCAGGAGCGCTTCTGGTTCATGTGGGACGGCCTGGCCACCGGTGCGCTGGGCGCGGTCGTCCTCGCCGACACCCGGCGGCTCGACGCGTCGTTCGCCTCGATCGACTTCTTCGAGTCCCGCGGCATCCCGTTCGCCGTGGGCGTCAACTGCTTCGACGGCCGCCGGGACGTCGACGCCGAGCAGGTCCGCCAGGCGCTCGACCTGGGCCCCGCCGCGCCGGTGATCCTCTGCGACGTACGCGAGAGCAAGTCCAGCAAGGAGGTCCTGCTGGCGGTGCTCGGGGCGGCCCGCCGGAAGATGGAGGCCCGCCTGGTGGCGGCGGGCCTGCGCCCGGGCTGA